The genomic interval AACGTCGCACTGGTCCAGGACGGCAGGCGCTTCCTCCAGGCGCAGGTGTGGACCACCGACCGCAGCGTGGGGCCGAACACCAACGATCTCGCGATGCCGGACGTGCCCGGACCCGACGCGCTCAAATCCTATGGCGAGCTCGTGCCGCGCCGGAGCGACAAGTGGGAGTTCTTCGACAATTTCGAAGTACGGCCGCTGAAGCTGTTCACCCGCGAAGACCCGCATCCCGGCGGCGCGGTGGTCCAGGAGTGGTTCCGCTTTTCCGGCTTCGACAGCGGCGGAGGCGCATTCGTCGATTGCGCGCGGCCGCTGCTGCTGATCGACACGCTGCTATGGCCGGCGCATCATCGCGGCATCCGCAGCGGCTATCCCAATTACATCGCACCCAGCCTCGACGTGTCGGCGTGGTTTCACGACGATCCCCGCGGCGGCGAGTGGCTGCTGGTCGACGTGCATTCGCCGACCGCCGGCAATGGGCTGATCCACGGCACGGCGCGGGTGTGGTCGCAGGATGGGCGCCTGCTCGCCACCGGCTCCAGCCATATGCTGGTGACGCCGCGGGGTTAGGCCGCTTCCAGCCACTGCACGCTGAAGAGGCGCGCGGGATCGGTCCATACGCGGCGCTGGATGTAGCCGGCTTCGGCGGCGAGCGCGCGGAAGCCGTCCAGCGTGTATTTCTGCGAATCCTCGGTGTGGATCGCCTCGCCTTCGGCGAAGCTCGCGATCTCGCCGGCGACGCGCACG from Rhizomicrobium sp. carries:
- a CDS encoding thioesterase family protein, producing MGKLQDNTALVERDGKLFATLSRDWEIWGPNGGYVAAIALRAAGARAPAGHRPATISVQYLSAGKFAEAEAVVEPARQGRSAWCFNVALVQDGRRFLQAQVWTTDRSVGPNTNDLAMPDVPGPDALKSYGELVPRRSDKWEFFDNFEVRPLKLFTREDPHPGGAVVQEWFRFSGFDSGGGAFVDCARPLLLIDTLLWPAHHRGIRSGYPNYIAPSLDVSAWFHDDPRGGEWLLVDVHSPTAGNGLIHGTARVWSQDGRLLATGSSHMLVTPRG